A single region of the Papilio machaon chromosome 13, ilPapMach1.1, whole genome shotgun sequence genome encodes:
- the LOC106719328 gene encoding cyclin-dependent kinase 12 isoform X1 — MERSYDKRHSKHHKEKHKKRDHKKYRRHSGTHEQSYATVNSSKPLVEYSDVSSEDLSAPEAGEIESEASSIGRHIADDLDRTRKSHPVRTFLDNKTISVSTTSSRRTIEEYPLTRDSSSAASRSRRGLEYVEAEPDFSDTCYKKKKEKRKKDKKKRKKKSKHRSRSASLESVSHDDDVHIEPRPVSPKRYQQVPISEWEKASSPLQNGSCSPISTTTPPMRSRHDDSPQMRIAMHREMPIHTVMYSPRRERSPVISRRRQKSMTPHTPSMPPYHETVTIDSDSEQVYDRVRRDYWMDHRVQSPIMVISDSPTHEPRMREYSPRRSHRRKSPRRRHRSRERERHREARAHHRSHSRSSMKRRRSVSRSRRRSSSPPRHRPRHSETTKERHRVKHESPSPPSALQRRIDFKEKISDTSLFAELVKDKHKRAKKLQEILSQKEEESQGAISSNTSINNPEIMTIDELSNATADSSTQVSKEEGEKEPATEVVDIPMPTPTGSEDNPTPTATATATPNPLQPPPEFDTFEHKATANGETTDSVESDQKTQTPPPLPPPPPSSAPPPVSGTASLPPLPKVGGSVVDGVYLQNSQPAPTAHKPKSLTKLPMPPNTQVEDLKTLANESPLSTPSPSPIKKPDKPKRTGIMNLPMPPLVPDSEELSADELDGSTPPPASRRDQYSHVFSARNKRDPNSGSKLKRPRILKRRGSKVVPVATPTYHAKDWGEKCVDGFQVITQIGEGTYGQVYKARDKNTGQLVALKKVRLENEKEGFPITAVREIKILRQLNHKNIVNLREIVTDKQDALDFRKDKGSFYLVFEYMDHDLMGLLESKMVDFTESHNASIMRQLLDGLAYCHRKNFLHRDIKCSNILMNNKGEVKLGDFGLARLWSAEDKQRPYTNKVITLWYRPPELLLGEERYGPAVDVWSMGCILGELFLKHPLFQASVEMMQLEMISRVCGTPVPGVWPNVVNLPLWHTLRPKRFHKRCVREQFAFMPGPALNLLDRMLELDPEKRITAEEALKSPWLKNVVPEQMPAPELPTWQDCHELWSKQRRRQQREQDQTKPKSYGFSSNDCDKDPNFKQNENSNQSDSGFRSESYKMESGFKSESGQETVGQVK, encoded by the exons ATGGAAAGGAGCTATGATAAGCGACATAGCAAGCATCATAAGGAGAAGCACAAGAAGAGAGATCACAAAAAGTACAGAAGACACAGTGGTACTCATGAACAATCATATGCTACAGTAAATTCTAGTAAGCCCCTTGTAGAATACTCTGATGTTAGTTCAGAAGACTTGTCAGCCCCCGAGGCAGGAGAAATAGAGAGTGAGGCGAGTTCAATAGGCCGGCACATTGCTGATGATCTTGACCGTACAAGAAAATCGCACCCAGTGCGTACATTTCTTGACAACAAGACAATCTCTGTCTCTACAACTTCAAGCCGCCGCACTATTGAAGAGTATCCTCTGACCCGTGATTCTTCCTCAGCAGCATCAAGGAGCCGACGGGGCCTGGAATATGTCGAGGCAGAGCCAGACTTCAGTGACacctgttataaaaaaaagaaagagaagCGTAAAAAGGACAAAAAGAAACGTAAGAAGAAGTCAAAACACCGGTCAAGGTCAGCCAGTCTGGAGAGTGTGTCGcatgatgatgatgtacaTATAGAGCCACGGCCAGTGAGCCCTAAGAGGTATCAGCAAGTGCCTATAAGTGAATGGGAGAAGGCCTCGTCTCCTCTTCAGAATGGGTCGTGTTCACCCATCTCTACGACTACACCGCCTATGAGGAGCAGACATGATGACTCTCCCCAAATGAGAATTGCAATGCATAGAGAGATGCCAATCCATACAGTGATGTACTCACCTCGCAGGGAAAGGTCTCCTGTTATAAG TAGGCGGAGGCAGAAGTCTATGACACCACACACACCATCCATGCCGCCATACCATGAAACTGTCACCATAGACTCTGACAGTGAGCAGGTCTATGATAGAGTGAGGAGGGACTACTGGATGGACCACAGAGTGCAATCACCTATTATGGTTATATCAG ATTCTCCAACTCACGAGCCACGTATGCGGGAGTATAGTCCCCGACGTAGCCACCGTCGCAAGAGCCCCCGGCGACGACACAGGAGCAGGGAACGGGAAAGACATCGTGAAGCCCGCGCTCATCATAG ATCACACAGCCGCAGTTCAATGAAGCGACGTCGCTCAGTGTCACGAAGCCGGCGGCGCTCCTCATCTCCGCCACGACACCGGCCTCGGCACAGCGAGACAACCAAGGAGAGGCACAG agTTAAACATGAATCACCAAGTCCACCATCGGCACTACAAAGGagaattgattttaaagagaagATTAGCGATACAAGCTTGTTTGCGGAACTTGTTAAAGATAAACACAAAAGAGCAAAG AAGCTTCAAGAAATCTTGAGCCAAAAGGAGGAGGAATCTCAAGGCGCGATTTCTTCAAATACTTCTATAAATAATCCAGAAATTATGACCATTGATGAACTTTCTAATGCCACAGCGGATAGTTCAACTCAG gTTTCAAAAGAAGAGGGTGAGAAAGAGCCGGCGACGGAGGTGGTTGACATTCCGATGCCCACACCCACGGGCAGCGAGGACAATCCCACGCCCACGGCTACGGCCACGGCCACGCCCAACCCGCTGCAGCCACCGCCGGAGTTCGACACCTTCGAACACAAGGCCACTGCTAATGGAGAGACAACTGATAGTGTTGAATCTGAT CAAAAAACCCAAACCCCTCCACCACTACCGCCACCGCCGCCAAGCAGTGCGCCGCCACCGGTGTCTGGCACGGCCAGTCTACCCCCGCTACCTAAAGTGGGTGGCAGTGTAGTAGACGGGGTATACCTGCAGAACAGCCAGCCTGCGCCAACTGCGCATAAACCTAAGAGCCTCACCAAGTTGCCCATGCCCCCCAACACACAG gTGGAAGATCTGAAGACGTTAGCTAATGAGAGTCCTTTAAGTACACCATCCCCCAGCCCCATTAAGAAGCCAGACAAGCCAAAGAGAACCGGCATCATGAATCTTCCCATGCCACCTT TGGTGCCGGATTCAGAGGAACTAAGCGCAGATGAACTGGACGGGTCTACGCCTCCGCCAGCCTCGCGTCGCGACCAGTACTCGCACGTATTTAGTGCACGTAACAAACGGGACCCCAAT TCTGGTTCGAAGTTAAAAAGGCCGAGAATATTGAAGAGACGGGGCTCCAAAGTAGTGCCGGTTGCGACGCCGACCTATCATGCCAAAGATTGGGGAGAGAAGTGTGTTGATGGCTTCCag GTCATAACTCAAATAGGTGAAGGGACTTATGGTCAAGTTTACAAAGCTCGGGATAAAAACACTGGCCAGCTGGTGGCACTCAAGAAGGTACGGCTGGAGAATGAGAAGGAAGGCTTCCCCATCACTGCGGTGCGAGAGATCAAGATCCTCAGGCAGTTGAATCATAAGAACATTGTCAATCTACGGGAAATTGTCACTGATAAACAGGATGCTTTGGACTTTAGAAAA gaTAAAGGTTCATTCTACCTGGTGTTTGAGTACATGGACCATGACCTAATGGGTCTGCTGGAGTCCAAGATGGTGGACTTTACGGAGTCGCACAACGCGTCTATAATGCGACAGCTACTTGATGGGCTGGCGTACTGTCATCGCAAGAACTTCCTACATAGAGATATCAAGTGCAGTAATATCTTGATGAATAATAA AGGGGAGGTGAAGCTGGGTGACTTTGGTCTAGCCCGGCTGTGGTCTGCTGAGGACAAGCAGCGGCCGTACACCAATAAGGTGATAACACTGTGGTACAGGCCGCCGGAGCTGCTGCTGGGTGAGGAGCGCTACGGGCCCGCCGTTGATGTCTGGTCCATGGGCTGTATACTTGGAGAATTGTTCCTCAAACATCCATTATTCCAG GCCAGTGTAGAAATGATGCAGTTAGAGATGATATCTCGCGTGTGTGGTACACCAGTACCAGGTGTATGGCCTAATGTGGTCAACCTGCCACTATGGCACACGTTGAGACCAAAGAGGTTCCATAAACGCTGTGTGCGGGAGCAGTTTGCCTTCATGCCCGGACCAGCGCTTAATCTGCTTGATCGCATGCTGGAGTTAGACCCGGAGAAGAGGATCACTGCTGAGGAAGCTCTTAAAAGTCCGTGGTTGAAGAATGTGGTGCCGGAACA AATGCCAGCTCCAGAGTTACCAACATGGCAAGATTGTCACGAGTTGTGGTCAAAGCAGCGAAGGCGACAGCAAAGGGAACAAGACCAGACCAAACCAAAGTCTTACGGGTTCTCGTCCAACGATTGCGACAAAGACCCTAATTTCAAGCAGAATGAAAACTCAAACCAATCGGATTCCGGCTTCAGAAGTGAATCATATAAAATGGAGAGTGGTTTTAAATCGGAGTCAGGGCAAGAGACTGTGGGACAAGTTAAATAG
- the LOC106719328 gene encoding cyclin-dependent kinase 12 isoform X2, whose translation MERSYDKRHSKHHKEKHKKRDHKKYRRHSGTHEQSYATVNSTASRSRRGLEYVEAEPDFSDTCYKKKKEKRKKDKKKRKKKSKHRSRSASLESVSHDDDVHIEPRPVSPKRYQQVPISEWEKASSPLQNGSCSPISTTTPPMRSRHDDSPQMRIAMHREMPIHTVMYSPRRERSPVISRRRQKSMTPHTPSMPPYHETVTIDSDSEQVYDRVRRDYWMDHRVQSPIMVISDSPTHEPRMREYSPRRSHRRKSPRRRHRSRERERHREARAHHRSHSRSSMKRRRSVSRSRRRSSSPPRHRPRHSETTKERHRVKHESPSPPSALQRRIDFKEKISDTSLFAELVKDKHKRAKKLQEILSQKEEESQGAISSNTSINNPEIMTIDELSNATADSSTQVSKEEGEKEPATEVVDIPMPTPTGSEDNPTPTATATATPNPLQPPPEFDTFEHKATANGETTDSVESDQKTQTPPPLPPPPPSSAPPPVSGTASLPPLPKVGGSVVDGVYLQNSQPAPTAHKPKSLTKLPMPPNTQVEDLKTLANESPLSTPSPSPIKKPDKPKRTGIMNLPMPPLVPDSEELSADELDGSTPPPASRRDQYSHVFSARNKRDPNSGSKLKRPRILKRRGSKVVPVATPTYHAKDWGEKCVDGFQVITQIGEGTYGQVYKARDKNTGQLVALKKVRLENEKEGFPITAVREIKILRQLNHKNIVNLREIVTDKQDALDFRKDKGSFYLVFEYMDHDLMGLLESKMVDFTESHNASIMRQLLDGLAYCHRKNFLHRDIKCSNILMNNKGEVKLGDFGLARLWSAEDKQRPYTNKVITLWYRPPELLLGEERYGPAVDVWSMGCILGELFLKHPLFQASVEMMQLEMISRVCGTPVPGVWPNVVNLPLWHTLRPKRFHKRCVREQFAFMPGPALNLLDRMLELDPEKRITAEEALKSPWLKNVVPEQMPAPELPTWQDCHELWSKQRRRQQREQDQTKPKSYGFSSNDCDKDPNFKQNENSNQSDSGFRSESYKMESGFKSESGQETVGQVK comes from the exons ATGGAAAGGAGCTATGATAAGCGACATAGCAAGCATCATAAGGAGAAGCACAAGAAGAGAGATCACAAAAAGTACAGAAGACACAGTGGTACTCATGAACAATCATATGCTACAGTAAATTCTA CAGCATCAAGGAGCCGACGGGGCCTGGAATATGTCGAGGCAGAGCCAGACTTCAGTGACacctgttataaaaaaaagaaagagaagCGTAAAAAGGACAAAAAGAAACGTAAGAAGAAGTCAAAACACCGGTCAAGGTCAGCCAGTCTGGAGAGTGTGTCGcatgatgatgatgtacaTATAGAGCCACGGCCAGTGAGCCCTAAGAGGTATCAGCAAGTGCCTATAAGTGAATGGGAGAAGGCCTCGTCTCCTCTTCAGAATGGGTCGTGTTCACCCATCTCTACGACTACACCGCCTATGAGGAGCAGACATGATGACTCTCCCCAAATGAGAATTGCAATGCATAGAGAGATGCCAATCCATACAGTGATGTACTCACCTCGCAGGGAAAGGTCTCCTGTTATAAG TAGGCGGAGGCAGAAGTCTATGACACCACACACACCATCCATGCCGCCATACCATGAAACTGTCACCATAGACTCTGACAGTGAGCAGGTCTATGATAGAGTGAGGAGGGACTACTGGATGGACCACAGAGTGCAATCACCTATTATGGTTATATCAG ATTCTCCAACTCACGAGCCACGTATGCGGGAGTATAGTCCCCGACGTAGCCACCGTCGCAAGAGCCCCCGGCGACGACACAGGAGCAGGGAACGGGAAAGACATCGTGAAGCCCGCGCTCATCATAG ATCACACAGCCGCAGTTCAATGAAGCGACGTCGCTCAGTGTCACGAAGCCGGCGGCGCTCCTCATCTCCGCCACGACACCGGCCTCGGCACAGCGAGACAACCAAGGAGAGGCACAG agTTAAACATGAATCACCAAGTCCACCATCGGCACTACAAAGGagaattgattttaaagagaagATTAGCGATACAAGCTTGTTTGCGGAACTTGTTAAAGATAAACACAAAAGAGCAAAG AAGCTTCAAGAAATCTTGAGCCAAAAGGAGGAGGAATCTCAAGGCGCGATTTCTTCAAATACTTCTATAAATAATCCAGAAATTATGACCATTGATGAACTTTCTAATGCCACAGCGGATAGTTCAACTCAG gTTTCAAAAGAAGAGGGTGAGAAAGAGCCGGCGACGGAGGTGGTTGACATTCCGATGCCCACACCCACGGGCAGCGAGGACAATCCCACGCCCACGGCTACGGCCACGGCCACGCCCAACCCGCTGCAGCCACCGCCGGAGTTCGACACCTTCGAACACAAGGCCACTGCTAATGGAGAGACAACTGATAGTGTTGAATCTGAT CAAAAAACCCAAACCCCTCCACCACTACCGCCACCGCCGCCAAGCAGTGCGCCGCCACCGGTGTCTGGCACGGCCAGTCTACCCCCGCTACCTAAAGTGGGTGGCAGTGTAGTAGACGGGGTATACCTGCAGAACAGCCAGCCTGCGCCAACTGCGCATAAACCTAAGAGCCTCACCAAGTTGCCCATGCCCCCCAACACACAG gTGGAAGATCTGAAGACGTTAGCTAATGAGAGTCCTTTAAGTACACCATCCCCCAGCCCCATTAAGAAGCCAGACAAGCCAAAGAGAACCGGCATCATGAATCTTCCCATGCCACCTT TGGTGCCGGATTCAGAGGAACTAAGCGCAGATGAACTGGACGGGTCTACGCCTCCGCCAGCCTCGCGTCGCGACCAGTACTCGCACGTATTTAGTGCACGTAACAAACGGGACCCCAAT TCTGGTTCGAAGTTAAAAAGGCCGAGAATATTGAAGAGACGGGGCTCCAAAGTAGTGCCGGTTGCGACGCCGACCTATCATGCCAAAGATTGGGGAGAGAAGTGTGTTGATGGCTTCCag GTCATAACTCAAATAGGTGAAGGGACTTATGGTCAAGTTTACAAAGCTCGGGATAAAAACACTGGCCAGCTGGTGGCACTCAAGAAGGTACGGCTGGAGAATGAGAAGGAAGGCTTCCCCATCACTGCGGTGCGAGAGATCAAGATCCTCAGGCAGTTGAATCATAAGAACATTGTCAATCTACGGGAAATTGTCACTGATAAACAGGATGCTTTGGACTTTAGAAAA gaTAAAGGTTCATTCTACCTGGTGTTTGAGTACATGGACCATGACCTAATGGGTCTGCTGGAGTCCAAGATGGTGGACTTTACGGAGTCGCACAACGCGTCTATAATGCGACAGCTACTTGATGGGCTGGCGTACTGTCATCGCAAGAACTTCCTACATAGAGATATCAAGTGCAGTAATATCTTGATGAATAATAA AGGGGAGGTGAAGCTGGGTGACTTTGGTCTAGCCCGGCTGTGGTCTGCTGAGGACAAGCAGCGGCCGTACACCAATAAGGTGATAACACTGTGGTACAGGCCGCCGGAGCTGCTGCTGGGTGAGGAGCGCTACGGGCCCGCCGTTGATGTCTGGTCCATGGGCTGTATACTTGGAGAATTGTTCCTCAAACATCCATTATTCCAG GCCAGTGTAGAAATGATGCAGTTAGAGATGATATCTCGCGTGTGTGGTACACCAGTACCAGGTGTATGGCCTAATGTGGTCAACCTGCCACTATGGCACACGTTGAGACCAAAGAGGTTCCATAAACGCTGTGTGCGGGAGCAGTTTGCCTTCATGCCCGGACCAGCGCTTAATCTGCTTGATCGCATGCTGGAGTTAGACCCGGAGAAGAGGATCACTGCTGAGGAAGCTCTTAAAAGTCCGTGGTTGAAGAATGTGGTGCCGGAACA AATGCCAGCTCCAGAGTTACCAACATGGCAAGATTGTCACGAGTTGTGGTCAAAGCAGCGAAGGCGACAGCAAAGGGAACAAGACCAGACCAAACCAAAGTCTTACGGGTTCTCGTCCAACGATTGCGACAAAGACCCTAATTTCAAGCAGAATGAAAACTCAAACCAATCGGATTCCGGCTTCAGAAGTGAATCATATAAAATGGAGAGTGGTTTTAAATCGGAGTCAGGGCAAGAGACTGTGGGACAAGTTAAATAG